Proteins from a single region of Palaemon carinicauda isolate YSFRI2023 chromosome 32, ASM3689809v2, whole genome shotgun sequence:
- the LOC137625770 gene encoding GSK3B-interacting protein-like, whose product MEHQEERVHDEEEWHVEASAVIQDVKDCVSQIHISSLPSSNTTIFFNLTTKENNTYCIELTASGFRIVSSKYDDNSEPSDAYYETPYALLDTISPMYRESFSSALAAKLSLLVQEHEDPQDLDLVD is encoded by the coding sequence ATGGAGCATCAAGAAGAACGTGTCCATGATGAGGAGGAATGGCATGTGGAAGCCTCTGCAGTCATTCAAGATGTAAAAGATTGTGTCAGCCAGATTCATATATCATCACTGCCTTCTTCAAATACTACCATCTTCTTCAACCTCACTACCAAGGAAAATAACACATATTGTATAGAACTCACAGCATCAGGTTTCAGAATTGTAAGCTCCAAGTATGATGACAACAGTGAACCATCTGATGCATACTATGAAACACCATATGCACTGTTAGACACAATAAGCCCCATGTACCGAGAGAGTTTCAGTTCAGCATTGGCTGCCAAGTTATCTCTTTTGGTTCAGGAGCACGAAGATCCTCAGGATTTAGATTTAGTTGATTGA